From Thermodesulfovibrionales bacterium:
GTCCTGCATGTCAATGAATCCGGCTGTCCGTGTCAGCACGCTTGCACTACATCTCCTTCCAGTATTCTATGGTCGTCTGTCCGCTTATTGCGACAACGCTTTCTATAACTCGCTTGATCTGGTTCTCCTCTGCAATAACCTTAATACGAAAGCGGGATGACTTCACGTCTAAATTCTGCTGGAGGGGGGGGCCGATGTCCTTCCCCACCCGGTGTATGAAATCTGAGGATATATCTGCAAAGGGCTTGCGCTCTCTCTCCTGTATAATACGTTGAGCTTCAGACGATCCTACATTAAGCGACATTATAACAGGTAATGATGCTGTATTAATATTGATGCTTACATTGTCACTTCTCCCAAAAACAGTGACGTAGGGTAACAGCTTCGAGAAGGTTTCGCTGTCGATCCCCTTTATCTCTAACAGTTCATCGGTGCTGTCCAGGAATGCATGCTTGGTGCCCTTCCTCGGGTCACTGATTCTGGGGTCACTGTTACCGAGATCCAACCAGTTGGCTATCCTGTCTGCTATGTCCTCTTTCAGCCCGAGATTCTGGGTCAGTCTCTTGAACGCATCGAGTGAATGGGGATTCCTGAGTGAATTAAGGTTGAACCGTGAAGTCTCATCCTCCACGGTGACGATCACTCTTCCGGTGAATCCTCCCAGGATATCCTCGACCGGTATCTCGATCCTGTCAGGGTATGTATACGGGGAGAGGCTCTGGAAATCGATTATGGTCTTGACCGCCAGCGTGACACCCGACCTCGCCACAAAGGAGAGCCTCTGGGATTCCTTCCAGTTATTCAGGGCCGACGTGGTCGTAAACACCCCATAGGAAAACTCCGTGACCAGCGCGGTTATGAGTACGAGTATCATGAGGGTCAGGACTAAGGCGAAACCCCTTTCATCCCTCATCCTCCTCATATCGTTTTCCCTATCCTTGGTCTCGCTACATCGGAAATTCTCAGAACCCCCCAAGGCTTCGAGTCTTCATTCTCAGTCCCTTTCTTCGGATTGATCTGGACCGATATGCGTATCTCGTCAGGTAAGGGTGCCTTTGTCAGTCCGCTGTCCCAGGTCTTTATCCATTTGTCATTGTATCTTGCCTCAACGGTAAAGGACTCTATGTCCTCCATCAATTCGATGCTCTTTGTCTCGGCGGGTTTCGCGTAAGCTGAGATGACCTTCTTCTTGAGGGAAAGTCTTCCATCGGTCTCCTCTACCGAATAGGTGATCTGTGCAAGCCCGGGGAGCAACGGAGAGAAGGATGTGAAGACAAGCCGGGAAGCCTGCTTTCCGTAGAAATCCCGGTCATCGAGTTTAAAGACCGTGTATGTCTTGTTGCTGTCGTAGACGGCAGATTCTATCTCCCTCTTCAGGACATCAAGAACGGTGCGGGATTCCTGAAGCCTCAGGAGCGAATCATCAAGGGCGTCAACGGCTTTGTGGGACATAAAGAAGGTGCTGTAGAGGCTGGCAATGATCACGGAGAATATCGCGAGGGCAATAAGGACTTCGAGAAGGGTAAACCCACAGCGCGTGATAAAGGATGAGGGATGAAGGATGAAGCACGACCCTTTCGTGCGGAGGACTTCTTCTGTTCTTATGTCATCCTTCATCCTTTCTTCCTGATCAGCTCCGAGATTGAAACATCTTCCTTCCCATTCCTGACGATAACGGCTATCTCAGTCATCCCGGGGAATGATGAAGCCTTTACCGATGTTTCGTAGAAAAATGATGAAAAGGGTACGGGAAATGAGCCTTTGCTCTCTGAGGGGTTCTTCTCCATATCATAGAGCTTTTCCTTTGCAAGGCCCATGGACACCGTCGTAACACCGTGTCTGTCAGCTATCCCGAGATGATAGTTCAGGGTATAGATGAGAGTAACAAGGAGCCCTCCGATGACAGCAAGACTTATCATGACCTCGAGAAGAGTAAAACCCCTCCTCGCAAAACGTTGCACATGAGACAGCTCGAAATCATTACCTATCATTCGTTTGTTACGACCCTCACCCTTCCGCTCATAGCATTGAAGGCGACTGATACGTTCTTCCCATCATCTCTCAAGTCAAATTGAAGACTCTCTGAGGCGCCTGAGGGTCCGAAAAAGACGGTCACTTCTCCTTCGGATATTTTCCCTTTTGACTGTGTTTCGACGTCCGAGAGGCTGCTGAACCTCTCTCTTTTCTCTCCGTCAGGTCCATTATACTCTATCAGTTTGTCGGAGAATAAGACCTTCAGGAAAAATCTGTCCTTTGTGGCTATGGCGCTGTCGTTCAGGTATCTCATGACGGATGCAAGCCTCCTTGCATCGGACTTCATCCTGCCTTCGTCAAGTTCGGTGAAGGAGGGCAGGGATAGGGCAAGGACGATGGAAACGATGAAGATGGCGATGATGAGCTCCAAAAGGGTGAAGCCCTGATATTTCACTGCATCTCCCAGCTCTTGATGTCGGCATTTACCCCTTCGCCGCCCTCCTTGCCGTCCGCTCCGTAACTCATGATGTCGAAGTCGCCGTGGAGCCCGGGCGATACATAGACATAGGGATTGCCCCAGGGATCGAGAGGTATCTTTTTCTGCTCGAGATACCCTCCTTCCCGGTACTTCGCGGGGAGTTTTCCTGATGTCGGCATCTGGACGAGGGACTCAAGGCCCTGCTGGGTGTCAGGATAAAAACCATTGTCCATCTTGAAGAGTTTCAGAGCCGTCTCGAAATTCCTTATCTGGACCTTTGCCTCAGCGATGCGCGCATCGTCTGTTCTCCCGATGATCCTTGGAGCAACGATTGCCGCAAGAATGCTCAGGATAAAGACGACAATAATCACTTCAAGGAGGGTAAACCCTGTATGGGCATGAGAGGTTGCAGGTCGCAGATCACAGGTTGTTACACTGTTCTTCTCTTTTTTCATGATCTTCGTCTCCTTACTTGATCAGCTGGTTCAACTGGAACATCGGCAGCAGTATGGCAAGCACGATGAATCCTACGACGAGGCCCATCAAGACTATCATTGCAGGCTCAAAGAGGGAGACCGCCTGATTGATCCTCCTCGTGAACTCTTCCTCATAGGCGTCTGCTGCCCTGCTGAGGGTTTCTGGGAGCCTGCCGCTCTTCTCTCCTGTCGAGATGAGCTGTACGAATACCGGCGGAAGGTTCTCAAGGGATGCGGAAAGCCGCTGCCCTTCGGCGACCCTTTCGGCGCCCCTCAGGACCGAGGCCTCGAGTTCACGATTCCCCGTCGATTTTGCGGAAAGACCGAGGGCTTTCAACATCGGCAGTCCTCCGCCGAGGAGGAAAGCCAGCGTCCTCGCAAATCTGGCATGGTAGAGACTCTGTATGATGTTCCCGGGTATCTTGAGGATAAGCCTGTCCACGAAGAGCCGGTGATTCCTTACGAACTTCCTGACAGAGAGCGAGAGAGCCACTGCGAAGCCGAGCAGCACCCACCAGTATCTGATAAATATGTCACTGATAACGATGAGGACAACGGTCACAAAAGGCAAGGCGTTCTTCGTGTCCTTGAATATCTTCACGATCTTTGGAACGACAAAGGTGAAGAGGAAGGAGAGTACGACAATGCTCACCCCCATCATAAAGACCGGGTAGAGCATTGAAGAGCGGACCTTTGACTTTACGGTAT
This genomic window contains:
- the gspK gene encoding type II secretion system minor pseudopilin GspK; translated protein: MRRMRDERGFALVLTLMILVLITALVTEFSYGVFTTTSALNNWKESQRLSFVARSGVTLAVKTIIDFQSLSPYTYPDRIEIPVEDILGGFTGRVIVTVEDETSRFNLNSLRNPHSLDAFKRLTQNLGLKEDIADRIANWLDLGNSDPRISDPRKGTKHAFLDSTDELLEIKGIDSETFSKLLPYVTVFGRSDNVSININTASLPVIMSLNVGSSEAQRIIQERERKPFADISSDFIHRVGKDIGPPLQQNLDVKSSRFRIKVIAEENQIKRVIESVVAISGQTTIEYWKEM
- a CDS encoding type II secretion system protein GspJ; translation: MKDDIRTEEVLRTKGSCFILHPSSFITRCGFTLLEVLIALAIFSVIIASLYSTFFMSHKAVDALDDSLLRLQESRTVLDVLKREIESAVYDSNKTYTVFKLDDRDFYGKQASRLVFTSFSPLLPGLAQITYSVEETDGRLSLKKKVISAYAKPAETKSIELMEDIESFTVEARYNDKWIKTWDSGLTKAPLPDEIRISVQINPKKGTENEDSKPWGVLRISDVARPRIGKTI
- a CDS encoding type II secretion system protein, which encodes MIGNDFELSHVQRFARRGFTLLEVMISLAVIGGLLVTLIYTLNYHLGIADRHGVTTVSMGLAKEKLYDMEKNPSESKGSFPVPFSSFFYETSVKASSFPGMTEIAVIVRNGKEDVSISELIRKKG
- a CDS encoding prepilin-type N-terminal cleavage/methylation domain-containing protein, whose protein sequence is MKYQGFTLLELIIAIFIVSIVLALSLPSFTELDEGRMKSDARRLASVMRYLNDSAIATKDRFFLKVLFSDKLIEYNGPDGEKRERFSSLSDVETQSKGKISEGEVTVFFGPSGASESLQFDLRDDGKNVSVAFNAMSGRVRVVTNE
- the gspG gene encoding type II secretion system major pseudopilin GspG, coding for MKKEKNSVTTCDLRPATSHAHTGFTLLEVIIVVFILSILAAIVAPRIIGRTDDARIAEAKVQIRNFETALKLFKMDNGFYPDTQQGLESLVQMPTSGKLPAKYREGGYLEQKKIPLDPWGNPYVYVSPGLHGDFDIMSYGADGKEGGEGVNADIKSWEMQ
- a CDS encoding type II secretion system F family protein, with product MPIFRYRGYRPDGTEAGGIIEASGMSDALSQVKAEGIFPSEITEPGIKRKKRFFQRIDETFLPNMTRQLSTLLSAGVPLMDALASLAAEHHGFYKEMLLAVKERLSGGVGLSRALEEFSDHFPEFYRNMVQAGEDSGNLDRVLQKLADFLEKQNTVKSKVRSSMLYPVFMMGVSIVVLSFLFTFVVPKIVKIFKDTKNALPFVTVVLIVISDIFIRYWWVLLGFAVALSLSVRKFVRNHRLFVDRLILKIPGNIIQSLYHARFARTLAFLLGGGLPMLKALGLSAKSTGNRELEASVLRGAERVAEGQRLSASLENLPPVFVQLISTGEKSGRLPETLSRAADAYEEEFTRRINQAVSLFEPAMIVLMGLVVGFIVLAILLPMFQLNQLIK